The Sporosarcina sp. FSL W7-1349 genome includes the window ATACAAAGGTTGCATGGCTTGTGGCAGACAATGTTGGTTTTATCCGGTTTTGAGCGAACAAAATTAATTAATTTTGAAAAACGCTTGAAATACTCGCTAGACTTTAGTATAATAAGTCTTGTCTTGTGGAAAATAGTCCAGTGCCGATGGCGAAGAGGTCACACCCGTTCCCATACCGAACACGGAAGTTAAGCTCTTCAGCGCCGATGGTAGTCGGGGGCTTCCCCCTGTGAGAGTAGGACGTCGCTGGGCTGTCATTCCAAATGACTACTGAGTATTAGTAAAGTTATTATTCCGCAGTAGCTCAGTGGTAGAGCAATCGGCTGTTAACCGATCGGTCGTAGGTTCGAATCCTACCTGCGGAGCCAATTGGAGAGCTGTCCGAGTGGCCGAAGGAGCACGATTGGAAATCGTGTATACGCTAACCGCGTATCAAGGGTTCAAATCCCTTGCTCTCCGCCAGTTTTTATACCTTTATTGAATATGGCCCCTTGGTCAAGCGGTTAAGACACCGCCCTTTCACGGCGGTAACACGGGTTCGAATCCCGTAGGGGTCACCATTTTAATTCTCAATAAACCTTTATAGCTAATTGCGAATCCTGTTTAAAGCGGGAGAAGCAAGCAGGTCGAGGAAGCAATTGAGATAAAGAAGGAGCGTACCTTAGTACGTGACTGATTGAGCGAAAGCGGCTGACGAAGAGATGCGCAGCTTAACACGCTTTAAACCGGAGGATTAGCTCAGCTGGGAGAGCACCTGCCTTACAAGCAGGGGGTCGGCGGTTCGAACCCGTCATCCTCCACCATAATATTATCGCGGGTGGAGCAAATCGCATTACGAAGAATGCGATTAACACCGACAGCGAAGCGTAAGGTGTCCCTTATGCGAATTGCGTGAAAGTCATAATGCTTTTGAATACTATCGTCGCGGGGTGGAGCAGTGGTAGCTCGTCGGGCTCATAACCCGAAGGTCGCAGGTTCAAATCCTGCCCCCGCAACCAAATGGTCCCGTGGTGTAGCGGTTAACATGCCTGCCTGTCACGCAGGAGATCGCCGGTTCGATCCCGGTCGGGACCGCCATTTGTTTTTTATACATAGGTTTGAACAGAATATTCAATACCGATTCAAATCTAATAAATATTATGTGGCTCAGTAGCTCAGTCGGTAGAGCAAAGGACTGAAAATCCTTGTGTCGGCGGTTCGATTCCGTCCTGAGCCACCATTTAATCACCGTGCCGGTGTAGCTCAATTGGTAGAGCAACTGACTTGTAATCAGTAGGTTGAGGGTTCAAGTCCTTTCGCCGGCACCATACCCTAGGTGGGGTAGCGAAGTGGCTAAACGCGGCGGACTGTAAATCCGCTCCCTCCGGGTTCGGCGGTTCGAATCCGTCCCCCACCACCATTTTACAGGGGCATAGTTTAACGGTAGAATAGAGGTCTCCAAAACCTTTGGTGTGGGTTCGATTCCTACTGCCCCTGCCATTTATTCTAGCTATTTCTAGCCAACCTTATGGCGGTTGTGGCGAAGTGGTTAACGCATCGGATTGTGGTTCCGACATTCGAGGGTTCGATTCCCTTCAGCCGCCCCATCCATGTTGTGAACACGTTATATTATAGTGGCGATTGTGGCGAAGTGGTTAACGCATCGGATTGTGGTTCCGACATTCGAGGGTTCGATTCCCTTCAGTCGCCCCATTAATTTTGGGGTATAGCCAAGCGGTAAGGCAACGGACTTTGACTCCGTCATTCGTTGGTTCGAATCCAGCTACCCCAGTAGTTGCGGAAGTAGTTCAGTGGTAGAATACGACCTTGCCAAGGTCGGGGTCGCGGGTTCGAATCCCGTCTTCCGCTCCACTTTTTCTACGGCGGCATAGCCAAGCGGTAAGGCACGGGTCTGCAACACCCTTACCACCGGTTCGATTCCGGTTGCCGCCTCCAGATTTTATGCTTCGTAACTTTATATTATGCCCGAGTGGTGGAATGGCAGACACGTCGCACTCAAAATGCGATGCCGCGAGGCGTGCCGGTTCAAGTCCGGCCTCGGGTATCCACGAAAAACGATACAACTTTGGTTGTATCGTTTTTTATTTATTTGCTGGAGGAAACAGGTTTGAGAAATGCTCCTGCTCGCCAATGCTCTTCAAACTGTTTTAGAGTGCGGTCCAGTCATCAGTCCATTCCCTTCTCTGCCCACTGCTTTACTCCCCCGCTTGAACCCATCTGAAGCGCTTCTCCGTATGAATATTACCCATTTCCTTACAAGGATAAAAAAGTCCCCACTGAATAAAAACTCTTGTAAGATTTATCTATCTGGAACGTCTAATGAATAAAGGGAGGGAACACGATGTGACTCGGCATTCAATTGAGGACTGGTTTCATCAATATGAGAGAGAGGTTACCAGTTTTTTGATTTATTTTACCGGACGGATGGATGTGGAAGATCTAGTCCAGGATACTTTCATGATTGCCCTGAAAAAGTTGTCTACCTTTAAAGGGGATGCTCATCCGAAGACATGGCTGATTTCCATTGCGCGCAATCAGGTGCTGGATACGTATCGCAGGCGGCAGCGTTGGTCACGGCTTGCTCATTTGCTGGGTGCTGAGCAAAGGGGGATGGACGAGGTGGAAGGGCAGCTGATCCGCAGCCAGGCTACAGAGGAGCTTTATCGGGCTATTCGTCGCCTTTCCCCGAAGCCTCGGGAATTGGTCATTCTCCGAGGGATCTTGGAGCTGTCTTCGAAAGAGGCTGCCACCATTTTGAACAGCACGGATAATGCAGTGAATGTTATGTATCATCGGGCACTAAAGAAGCTTAAACAAGTATTGGAAGAGGAGGAAACTGCCAATGGACGAGATAAAGGAATTACGTAATCAGCTTACAAGCCTTCCGCAACATTCATTACCAGAAGAAAAAAAGAAAGCCATCCTACGACACCTGGCTGGATCTGAGGAAGAACAGAACCGAAAAAAGCGGATTGCTCCACTGCTGTCTTCCATTGGAATTGCAGTAATCCTTTTGATGTTATTTCTATCACAAAGCGGAAATCCGCTTCATTGGAATGTGGGACAGCAACGTCAATTGGCAGACTACGGAAACGTGTTCTCCGCTCCTCCATATGAGCTGATCGGAGTGGAAGGCAAGGTAGGCATTCTCGGCCCGGCCCATTTTGTGGCAGAGGACCAGCGCCGGGTCGCCAAATTGATGCTCTTTTTCTGGGGCACACCGGCTTTGGCGGATGAACCGTTCAAAGTAGAAGCTACCAATGCACAGGGAGAGCGTATTACTTTATCCGAAGGATTCCTGAGCAAACCATTATACGAAGAGGATGCCCATGCGTTGACGACATTCGCACCTTTCCCGAAAGAGGGAGATTGGCAAGTGTCCTTCTATGTAGGCACAGAGCTGTTTGAGGAGTTCACCGTCGATGTCCTGCCACCTTTTCCTCAAACGGAGACCTATACATTGACGGATTCCCCGATGGAAATGAAACCGGGCGTGGAAACAGAAGTGTTCATTGAAAAGCATAACGATGGAAAAGGGGAGATTTCCGTTGAAGTGAGAACTTCGAAAGGTGAGCTTGTTTCCACTCAAATATTTCAGCGGGATGGGGAGGCCGTTCATGCACCTACAGCGAAAAAACTGCTATTCTATCATGGCACTTTGAGCTTCCCGGAAAAAGGGGAATGGTTCCTAGTGATCGACGGTGAGAAAACAGGTACTTTTCAAAATTGAAAACGCTCCTTCCGCCGAAGCGGAGGAGCGTTTTCCATAGGGGGGACCGATACTAAATTGCTTGTCAGGTAATGGTTGCGTTGCCTGTAGTCGGATATCGGGAATGGGTCACAATATAAATGGGTACAGGTCATTGGTTGATCTCCATTAAATTGGACTGTAGATCCCGTGCCCTATGCCTTGGAAAGGACTCTCACCTTACCAAGGTTTAGAAATAGGCCGCGTCGTCGAAATCCAGTTCAATCGCATAGTTTTTCGCGTTGATGCGATTGGATAATTGGTGCGCGTCTTTTTCGGCCTGTAATGCTTTTAGTCTGTACTCTTCCGGATCAAACAAGGCGATGCGGTAGAAAGTTGTATTTTCCCCGTAGCCGAATTGGATTTCTTCTTTATCAGCCGAGGCCAGCTCTTTAAAAAAGCTGGCCTTTGCCCGAAGCTGGGTCGCTAGTTCAATCGCTTCGACAATCGCTAGTTGCTGTCCTTGGAATTCAATCGAATGGTCGATATTCGCACGGTACATGAGACGATCGAGCACGCGGCTATCTAAACGGACTTGCTCCAATTCAGCTTCGACCAATGGTAAAGTACGGGGCCCTGTGACGGGTGTTTTCCCTTTTTCTACCGTTGTAAAAGCGACCCGCCGCATTTCCATTTCCAATTCATGAATCTTCTTTTTGAGAATGCTCTTCAATTTTACGGCTTCCGCCAATGTAATCTTTCCCATTTGCTTCTCCTCCAGCAGCCTATGGCTCAATGGTAATGACGTGCTCATCTGCATGTAAAACGAATGATTGTGAGTCTCCTCCGCTAATACTGGTGAACATATTGGCGCAGGCGGTGGTCAGTTCGAGCGCCTCCTCTGCATCCATGGAAGGCCGGATGAAGAATATTTGTAGGGCAGAGGTCGTCTCTTGCGTAACTGCCGTTCGAATTGAATCTACAAAAGGGCTTCCAAACGGGCTGTAATCATCTTGCAGCAATAAAATGCCGGACAGGGAGTTGAAGCGTCCATTCAATCCTTCATAGCCATCCTCTTCGGAACCGACAGATACGCGGATATTGCCGATAGTCTTCTCAAAGTCATAGATGCCTACGGGAATTTCATATTGCAAGGAGAAGAAGTTATTCAAATCGACCGCACTGTGGAACGGTTGGATATAATTTTGTTTTTTCACGCGGCGCATCAGGGCTTCGACAGAAGGGCGATACCGGTTTGGATCTGCCCCTAATGATTTCCAGACACTGCGCCATTCTTTGATTCCGACGTAGTCGGCAAGTGGCTTGTCTTCCATTTCAAAGAAAAGTTGTTCTTGGAAAAGTTGCAGTCTTCCTTTTAGCATTTGAGGCGATTCTTCCACTGTAATTTTGGTATAATAATTAATGCCCATTTTCAAATCGGGCATGTCGGTCAGTAGTTTCTGATCCATTTCAATTATCAATGACATCACCCTTGTCTTGGTTTTATAGTAATCTTAGCATAAAGGAGGCGACAGAGGGTGAATGCTGTTCAGCTGCAAGAAGCGATCCGGACGTATGCGGCTTCCATCGGCATCGACAAAATTGGTTTTACGACAGCAGCCCCATTCCGGGAAATGAAAAACCGATTAAGGCGGCAACAGGAATTAGGCTACCAGTCCGGTTTCGAGGAAAAAGACTTGGATAAGCGGACAGAACCGGCGTTGCTTCTGAATGAGGCGGAGAGCATCATTTCCATTGCAATCGCCTATCCATCCAAAATGCAGGATGCCCCGAAAGGAAAAAAAGGGGATCGGCGCGGGCTCTTTTGCCGTGCATCCTGGGGAATGGACTATCATACAGTGCTTCGGGAGAAATTGCAGCTTCTGGAGCAATATATAAAGGAATACGCGCCAACTGCCCAGTTGCGTTCGATGGTCGATACGGGAGAACTCGTGGACCGTGCAGTAGCGGAGCGCGCGGGGATCGGTTGGTCGGGTAAAAACTGTTCCATTATTACACCGGAGTTCGGTTCCTATGTGTACTTAGGTGAAATGATCACAAACATACCATTCGAGCCGGATGTACCGATGGAAGACGAATGCGGCGATTGTAAGCTGTGCCTGGATGCGTGCCCGACCGGTGCCTTGATCCAAGGTGGCCAACTGAATGCACAGCGCTGTATCGCGTTTCTGACGCAAACAAAAACAGCGATTCATGAAGAATTTCGTGTGGAAATCGGGAACCGCCTGTATGGATGTGATACATGCCAAACGGTCTGCCCGAAGAATAGAAGGAAATATAATTTGCATCAGCCTGCTTTCCAACCGGATCCGGAACTGGCCAAGCCATTGCTGGAACCATTGCTGCAATTATCGAACCGGCAGTTCAAAGACCGTTTTGGCCATGTCTCGGGTTCGTGGCGAGGGAAAAATCCGATCCAACGGAATGCCATCATTGCATTGGCGCATTTTAAAGAGGAAGCGGCCGTTCCTGCGCTGATCACCTTATTGAAAGAGGATCCCCGTCCTGTCATTCGGGGCACCGCGGCGTGGGCGCTCGGAGAAATCAGAACGGAAACCGGCAATTCCGCGATGGAAGAAGCATTGCTGCTGGAACAAGACGATGCCGTCCGGGAAGAACTTGAGAAGGCAATCGAGAAACAGCTTAACTAGAGGAAGTGTAGAGATGACGATCCATGTTGCTTTATTTGAACCGCTCATTCCAGCCAATACGGGGAATATCGCGCGAACTTGCGCGGGGACGGGGACGAAACTCCATTTGATTAAACCGCTCGGATTTTCGACGGATGATAAAATGTTGAAACGGGCAGGGCTCGATTATTGGGAGTTTGTCGATATCCGTTATCATGATGGAATTGAGGAGTTATTCGCTTCCTTCCCCAATGCGGAGTTTTACTTTATTACGAAATTCGGGACGAAGCCGTACAGCTCTTTCGATTTTTCGGATGAATCGAAGGATCTCTTCTTTGTTTTTGGAAAAGAGACGACCGGACTGCCGGATGAGCTTATCGAAAGCCGTCCGGAGCAATGTTTGCGCATTCCGATGAACGACAATATCCGTTCTTTGAATTTGTCGAATACCGCCTCCATCCTGATCTATGAAGCGCTTCGGCAACAAAATTTTCCGGGATTAGTATAAAAAAACGGGACTGCCTAATGGCTTGTCCCGTTTTCAGCAATCATCCTTTTTTAACTTTGCCCGGTTTGTCTTCGTATCCACCGGTGAAAATAGCGGATAGGAATGCGAAGCAAACAGCTATTATAAGAATTAGAGTCATGGAAAATACCTCCCGTTATGTCAGTTGTTCTTTGTTTATTATACCCCAGTTTTTGATGAATTGGTATAGCGGGCCGGTAAATTTGTGACAAAGAGGGGAAAAGTGAAACTTTTGATCCCGTGGAGCGTATAAGAACTAATGGATTGAGGAGGGACAGCATTATGAATTATTCAACCGGCATGAAATGGATCACAGGCATAGCGGAGGCGTTTTTAGCCATCCCAATCATCGGTGGCGCCTTTGTCATCGGGACAGGCTATAATGCCCTCTTCCTCATGTTCATCCTGCATGCGATCACACTCATACTGTCAATCCGAGAGGGACAAGGGAAAGCCGCTTCGATTCTCGGGCTTTTCACAAGCGTTGCCAGCGTCATCCCTGTCATTGGATGGCTTTTGCATTTGATAACAGCGGGCGCGCTATTTGTTTCGGCTTTCATGTCGAGCCGCTATCGGATTTGATTGGAATAAAAGGAACTGCCCTTCCGACAAGGTGATCGGAAGGGCAGTTTTTTAATGCGGCAAAAAGAGCAATTGGTATGTGAAGAGAGCGGCAAAAATATAGAGCAGAATGGGAACCTGTTTGCCTTTCCCTTTCACCACTTTCAATAAAGGATAAGTGATGAACCCGAGAGCGATCCCCGTAGCGATGCTGGAAGTCAACGGCATCGTCAGGATGACAAGGAACGCCGGAAACGATTCGTCAAATTGATCCCAGTCAATTTGCTTCACTACGCCTATCATCAAACTGCCGACGATAATAAGCGCGGGAGCGGTGATAGCCGAGACCCCGGAGAGCGCTGAGACGACCGGGCTGAAAAAGGCGGCTCCGATAAAGAGGATGGCCACAGTCAGCGTCGTAAGCCCGGTACGCCCTCCGACAGCGACACCCGAAGAGGACTCGACGTAAGCGGATGTCGGGCTTGTTCCGAACATGGAACCTATTGTAGCGGCTACAGAATCAGCCAATAGCGCATGACGCGCCCGCGGCAGTGATTTCCCTTTCATAAGGCCGGCTTGTTTGGCGACGCCGATCATCGTGCCCGTCGTATCGAATAAGGTGACTATTAAAAACGCGAAGACGACGCCGTACAGACCATGCGAAACGACATCTCCGACCGCTTGGAGCGGATTCCAGACGAGGATGCCCTCCGGCAAGTGTGGAAGCTTCCAAGGCGCACCTTCGAAATGAAGTTGATTCGTAAAGAAAGCTACAATGCCCGTAATGACCATCCCAATGAAAATGGCGCCATAGACATTTAAAGTCATCAGGACGATTGTGACAAGTAGTCCAAATAGGGTCAATAACACAGGAGGGGACGTCAGGTCGCCAAGTCTCACTAAATTGGACTCGTGGGGAGCGACGAGTCCGGACAATCGCAACCCTAAAAATGCGATGAACAATCCGATTCCTGCAGTGATGCCATGCTTCAGATTTTCCGGAATGGACTCAATCAATTTTTCCCGGAATGAAGTCATGGATAGGATGATGAACAGCAATCCCGCGATGAACACCGCTGAAAACGCAGTCAGATAATCGAGCTGGCCGTCCGATGCAATAACTACAGATGTAAAATAAGCGTTTAAGCCCATCCCGGGGGCGATGGCGATCGGATAATTGGCGAATAAGGCCATCCATAAAGTCCCGATTACGGTAGCAATGATGGTCGCCAGAAATACTTGGTCGAACGGCACACCGGCATCCGCCAAGATAATCGGGTTGACGATGACGATATAGACCATCGTCAAAAAAGTCGTCATTCCTGCTAGAATTTCTGTTTTGGCATTTGTACCCGCTTTATTTAAATGAAACAAAGGGTTGCCCTCCTTTAAACACGAACTATATTGATTACATTTAACATAATATTCGTTTTTGGGGAGAAATGCAATCATTACTTTTATAGAATTTCACGCGGGGTACATATATGACTTTAGGATAGGGTATTTTTTCATATGAACTCTGGTAAACTCAGGTAATTATGGTATGATGAAAAAAAGCCAACAGGGGGAATGGACTTGTTTAGAAGTAGAAAGAATACCGTCCAAGACGAAGGATTAAAAGAGGAACTGGCACGTCTGAAAATGGCTTATGCCGAAAAAGAAACGGAAGAACTAGGACGCATCACTGATATAAAAAACGAATTGGCCGCTGCTGTCGACCAACATGAGAAAGTGAATGCCCAGCACAATGTATTGGAGCAGGCCGTTGGACAAATAGAAAAAAGATTTACGAATGTCGGGGATTTAAGTGAGCAATCCTCCGAGAAGTCACGGGAATTGAATGAATGCGGAAATTCCCTCCGTGAGAAATCCTATGTAATGGTCGCAGAGGCTACGGAAGGGACGAAAGAAGTGCATGCGACTGCGGATGTCATCAAAGAATTGGGGAACCAGATCCAGGCATCCGAGACGAATATGGAGAACCTCAGCGAGCGCTCGGTCGAAATTCAATCGATTGTCGGAGTGATTGAAGACATAGCTGCCCAGACGAACTTGTTGGCGTTGAACGCTTCCATTGAGGCAGCCCGCGCCGGAGAATATGGGAAAGGATTTGCGGTCGTTGCCCAAGAAGTAAGAAAGCTGGCGGAAAGTACATCCGATAGCACTGCGAACATCCAAACCTTGACGACCTCTTTACGCAACGAAATCGAACAAGCTTTGGAAGCGACCCGGAAAAGTGCGGAACTGGTGGAAAAGGGAGTTGCCGTCAGCTTGGAGACCGCTTCAAAGATTGAGACGATCCTTAGCACGATTGAAGAAAGCCAAGGGGATATTGGATCCATCCAAGAAATGATTGAACAACAGAAGCAGCTCTCCGAAAAAGTGAAACAAGAATTAGTCGGGGCCAATGAACTCTTTACGCAAGCGCACGATCTGATCGTGCAGCATATCGAAGATGCCAAAGAAGTGGACGAACGGCTGGAAAGCGGCATTCGCCAGCTGACGAACTGAATAGAAAAGAAAAAGCATGGAACTCCGAATGAGTGGAGTCCATGCTTTTTTGTCAAATCCATGCCAGCGTCGATCTTTCACGCCTGCGCTTTTGCCTTCTCACGTTTCGCTTACTTCCACCGTCGTTTGCTTACCTGTAATCGGATGTACAAAAGAAAGTTTAGTTGCAGTTAATCGATAATTCCCATCGGGCGTTTCACTGCCGCCGTATAACGTGTCGCCTTTGACAGGATGCCCGATATGGGCCATATGGACACGGATTTGATGGGTTCGACCTGTCACGAGTTCCGCTTCGACAAAAGTGGAATCGTCCGTGCGCTGTTTCACACGGAAATGAGTTAGGGCGGACTGGCCGGACGGGGACACCCGTCGCTTGGACGGGTGGTGGCGGTCGCGGCCGATCGGGTAATTGATCGCTCCTCTTGGCCTCTTCACGTAGCCATCGACTTCAGCCGAATACACTCGGGTAATTTCACCTTGTTCCAACAGCCGGTCAAATAATGCCTTTGCGATCGGATGCTTGGCGACGAGGATGGCCCCGGCAGTCCCTTTATCGAGCCGATGGATATGTTCCGCATAATCGCCACCCCGGTTCCGTACGTATGCCATCACTTGATTCATGAACGTGCCGTTTCCTCGGGATTCCGCCGGGTGGGTCGCCATGCCAGCGGGTTTCATAGCAGCAAGAATATGCTCATCCTCATAGAGGACGTCCAAATGCTTCGCATCATCCGACTCATAGGAGGAAGGTGCATGGGGGAACTCAATCGTCAGCCGTGTCCCTGCCGGAAGCGGCGAACGCCAATCGATCGGCTCCCCGTCCATATCCTTCACGCCTTTCGCCATCCGCAACTCATGGACCGTCTTTTTCCCGGCCCGCCACCGTTCCCGCAATAAATGCTCCACCGTCAGACCATTTTCGCTTGTCGTGTAATGAAAAACGGACATACCATTCGCTCCTTACTTACCTTCGAATTCTTCGAAGAACATCCGGATATTCTCATCGGGCTGCGCGCCGCTCATCCGACCGACTTCTTTCCCATCACGAAAATGGACAAGCGTCGGCCAGCTCTCAACGCCATACCTTTCTTTGGCAGCTTCCGAAAACTCCATCATATTGTATTGGTAGACATGAACGCCCATTTCATCCGCAATCGGCATCATTCTCGGCGTCATTTCCATGCAGAATGGGCAATCCGGGCTGAAGAAATAAGCAGTGACCGGTTCGCCGGAATCGACTTTTTCGAAAAGATCCTCCGGCAGGATGATGTTCTTGTAGTTTTCATTGCCGATCAAGTCGATCGTCGCTTTATTCAAATCCTCCGTGCCATATGGATTGTCCTTCAACTTCGCTTGATCTGATTGATTGGAAAGAAAGACGATCAGACCAAAGATGACGACGATAATGCCGCCGATGATGAGTAGTTTTTTCAATTCAATTAGACTCCTTCTGCCATTTCATAAGGAAAAGGCTTGTAATAAAAATAAGTAAAAATGCGATAAGTGCCAGAAAAGGAATGGTGATAAAACCGAAGTAATTGATATACTGGCCTGTACAAGACACGTTACCACACGATGGAGCGCTATCCTGTAAGAAGGTCAACTTCTGGATACCGTAATGATACAGGGAAATACACCCGCCAATGAACGAAAAAACAGCAGTCGTCAACGCAATCCGGGCATTTTTCTGATAGAGTGCGATACCGGTTATCAATACGATCGGATACATGAGAATCCGCTGGTACCAGCACAGCTTACAAGGTTCATACCCACGCACCTCAGAGAAATATAACGACCCGAACATCGCAATCAAAGCGGTAATACAAATGAAAATAAGGCCATTTTCCAGCCGTTTCTGCATAGGCTCCACTCCAGTCAAAAGGTTACACTTAGATTATAGGGGGTGCGTGAAGACAAGTAAAATATTATAAACCGTCCCCTCCGTGCTATATAATGAAGAGAGAACAGATAAAAGAGGTGATCCAAGTGAGCGAGGAATTCGATTTA containing:
- a CDS encoding RNA polymerase sigma factor yields the protein MTRHSIEDWFHQYEREVTSFLIYFTGRMDVEDLVQDTFMIALKKLSTFKGDAHPKTWLISIARNQVLDTYRRRQRWSRLAHLLGAEQRGMDEVEGQLIRSQATEELYRAIRRLSPKPRELVILRGILELSSKEAATILNSTDNAVNVMYHRALKKLKQVLEEEETANGRDKGIT
- a CDS encoding B3/B4 domain-containing protein, whose product is MIIEMDQKLLTDMPDLKMGINYYTKITVEESPQMLKGRLQLFQEQLFFEMEDKPLADYVGIKEWRSVWKSLGADPNRYRPSVEALMRRVKKQNYIQPFHSAVDLNNFFSLQYEIPVGIYDFEKTIGNIRVSVGSEEDGYEGLNGRFNSLSGILLLQDDYSPFGSPFVDSIRTAVTQETTSALQIFFIRPSMDAEEALELTTACANMFTSISGGDSQSFVLHADEHVITIEP
- the queG gene encoding tRNA epoxyqueuosine(34) reductase QueG, encoding MNAVQLQEAIRTYAASIGIDKIGFTTAAPFREMKNRLRRQQELGYQSGFEEKDLDKRTEPALLLNEAESIISIAIAYPSKMQDAPKGKKGDRRGLFCRASWGMDYHTVLREKLQLLEQYIKEYAPTAQLRSMVDTGELVDRAVAERAGIGWSGKNCSIITPEFGSYVYLGEMITNIPFEPDVPMEDECGDCKLCLDACPTGALIQGGQLNAQRCIAFLTQTKTAIHEEFRVEIGNRLYGCDTCQTVCPKNRRKYNLHQPAFQPDPELAKPLLEPLLQLSNRQFKDRFGHVSGSWRGKNPIQRNAIIALAHFKEEAAVPALITLLKEDPRPVIRGTAAWALGEIRTETGNSAMEEALLLEQDDAVREELEKAIEKQLN
- the trmL gene encoding tRNA (uridine(34)/cytosine(34)/5-carboxymethylaminomethyluridine(34)-2'-O)-methyltransferase TrmL; amino-acid sequence: MTIHVALFEPLIPANTGNIARTCAGTGTKLHLIKPLGFSTDDKMLKRAGLDYWEFVDIRYHDGIEELFASFPNAEFYFITKFGTKPYSSFDFSDESKDLFFVFGKETTGLPDELIESRPEQCLRIPMNDNIRSLNLSNTASILIYEALRQQNFPGLV
- a CDS encoding NCS2 family permease; protein product: MFHLNKAGTNAKTEILAGMTTFLTMVYIVIVNPIILADAGVPFDQVFLATIIATVIGTLWMALFANYPIAIAPGMGLNAYFTSVVIASDGQLDYLTAFSAVFIAGLLFIILSMTSFREKLIESIPENLKHGITAGIGLFIAFLGLRLSGLVAPHESNLVRLGDLTSPPVLLTLFGLLVTIVLMTLNVYGAIFIGMVITGIVAFFTNQLHFEGAPWKLPHLPEGILVWNPLQAVGDVVSHGLYGVVFAFLIVTLFDTTGTMIGVAKQAGLMKGKSLPRARHALLADSVAATIGSMFGTSPTSAYVESSSGVAVGGRTGLTTLTVAILFIGAAFFSPVVSALSGVSAITAPALIIVGSLMIGVVKQIDWDQFDESFPAFLVILTMPLTSSIATGIALGFITYPLLKVVKGKGKQVPILLYIFAALFTYQLLFLPH
- a CDS encoding methyl-accepting chemotaxis protein, whose translation is MFRSRKNTVQDEGLKEELARLKMAYAEKETEELGRITDIKNELAAAVDQHEKVNAQHNVLEQAVGQIEKRFTNVGDLSEQSSEKSRELNECGNSLREKSYVMVAEATEGTKEVHATADVIKELGNQIQASETNMENLSERSVEIQSIVGVIEDIAAQTNLLALNASIEAARAGEYGKGFAVVAQEVRKLAESTSDSTANIQTLTTSLRNEIEQALEATRKSAELVEKGVAVSLETASKIETILSTIEESQGDIGSIQEMIEQQKQLSEKVKQELVGANELFTQAHDLIVQHIEDAKEVDERLESGIRQLTN
- a CDS encoding RluA family pseudouridine synthase — protein: MSVFHYTTSENGLTVEHLLRERWRAGKKTVHELRMAKGVKDMDGEPIDWRSPLPAGTRLTIEFPHAPSSYESDDAKHLDVLYEDEHILAAMKPAGMATHPAESRGNGTFMNQVMAYVRNRGGDYAEHIHRLDKGTAGAILVAKHPIAKALFDRLLEQGEITRVYSAEVDGYVKRPRGAINYPIGRDRHHPSKRRVSPSGQSALTHFRVKQRTDDSTFVEAELVTGRTHQIRVHMAHIGHPVKGDTLYGGSETPDGNYRLTATKLSFVHPITGKQTTVEVSET
- a CDS encoding thioredoxin family protein, giving the protein MKKLLIIGGIIVVIFGLIVFLSNQSDQAKLKDNPYGTEDLNKATIDLIGNENYKNIILPEDLFEKVDSGEPVTAYFFSPDCPFCMEMTPRMMPIADEMGVHVYQYNMMEFSEAAKERYGVESWPTLVHFRDGKEVGRMSGAQPDENIRMFFEEFEGK
- a CDS encoding disulfide oxidoreductase, whose product is MQKRLENGLIFICITALIAMFGSLYFSEVRGYEPCKLCWYQRILMYPIVLITGIALYQKNARIALTTAVFSFIGGCISLYHYGIQKLTFLQDSAPSCGNVSCTGQYINYFGFITIPFLALIAFLLIFITSLFLMKWQKESN